The Vanessa atalanta chromosome 7, ilVanAtal1.2, whole genome shotgun sequence genomic interval GGCCAAAGAGacgcaaaaataataaaaataaacggaagaataataaaaataatcgaagtgatgtaaataaaaataatatagaagaaAATGAAACTACCGTTGTGGAATCTAGCTCGGATGTTACGAGGGAAGtcacaaatgaaaataaaaacgaaatagttAAAGAAGATTGTGATGAACCGATGAACTTAACATGTGAGAACTTACCTGTGGATATCAAgtctaaaataagtattttagatGAAGCACAACAATGCGATACGACACAAAGAAAGCAAAATAGTGATGGTGACTCTCTTGTATTACCGTCGTATATCGTTGAAACTCCTGaccaaactattaaaataaagccAAAATTAGATAATGGAATGAAAAGTAAGAGTTGTGATAATGATGATAGCCCTACCATAGTTGAAATCACTGAAGATGTAAGTAATCaaagtgataaaaaaattaacgtctCTGTTATTGACAGTAGTCATGCAATAGTAACACACAATGAATCAAATATCGAATGGGAAAATGTAGACGATTTTAAATTACCCCAAACAGAATTGATCGAAGGTGTGTTATCGAGTACAACAATACCACTCAATGTTGCTGAATGTGAGCACACTAAAGCTCTCAGCCCAGAAGAGGAATCATCCTTGCGAAATTACTTACAAACATTGAACTTATCCACAAATTCTACAAATTTTAACGCAGGAGATATTAAAACAGAAATAGAACAGCTTATTAATCGCGAAGTAAAATACAGACTTCGAAGAAAGGGCTTTACTGAAGATATTATATACCCTCGTGCAGGAACATCAAGATCTTTAGGCGTAATTGATGAAGAGGGAAGTAGCGGATCTTCTAAAACATCACAGCGCCACTCATATTTAAGTGATAAAAAAAGTGATACTGAGGAACTGGAAGATGAGGTATTTGAAtgtaaaaaagaacaaaatcttagaaatgaaaatattgattttacgaCCCAAACATCTAGACATTTAATACCGCAAAAATGTATTCGAGTAGATGCAAAGCTTAAGGAGCCTGAAATTTCTGAAGCACGAGGTGATTGGACCGTCAAGACTGTTGAAAAATTGTCTGGAGCTGAATTAGTGTATTTGACTGACTCTTCCAGTAGTACTAGTTCCATATATGATGCAAATGATGATTTTAGTAAAGGTGAAGAAACTGATACATCTGTGCGCATAATAACTCCAACTATTGAGGTAACCGATGCAGAAACAATGCTTTCAAATacgtttttagtaaaaaattataatatcaatgctAAAGAACCTCgagaaaatgatataaatgacGATAAGATTAATCTAcagttattaaataacaaagactCAAATGATACAAAAACATGTGACTTTTCGTACAATGATCCACATTCGAATAGCAATAGccatgaaattattgttttaagtactgataatctaaaaacaaatttattcgtTAAAGATTTGGAGGACGAAAACATAGATATATCATCAGAAAATTGTGACCTAGAACAGaaaattgaacaaataaaaataaataaaaaatctccaAATGACATAGACGAATATGATCTTGAAATAAAAGTTCTTAAGTGCGAACTGAATGATGCTATAAATAACTTGATAAAAGAAGTCACTTCTGATTCTGAAAATAGTAATGAATGCTCAAAGGACACATTCAAACGTCAAGATTCTTCTAGCAGTATAGATTCTTCCCAATGTACAGCTAAATATAATCCAACACATTCTTCCCTTAATGACGTATCCAATTTAATACATGACGaggaatatgaaaatataaataaagaaaatatggaAAAAAGTTCAAGTGCTAGTCACGTAAAAGATGTGCTTCATAGCGTCACTACAAAACTTccattaattgataaaaatataagcaacaAAAACATTTGTCCTACGACACTAAGGGACATATGTCTTAAAAAAATTTCTTCTTTTCCATTCGGAGAAAAGATATTAGAAGAACTAGCTTATGTATCTCAGCGTTTACAAAATACCGTTCTTGCTTCACAATCTCAAGAGATTATCCCAAGCACAACTCAATCCcgtaaagaaaatattcaattgcCTCCTCCTCCAATAAAACCAAGGAAGTCATCGCTGAAAATGACTAAAGAAGAACAAAATAAACCTCCTGTGCCAGCacgtaatgaattaatttatgaatgtttatCTCCATCTCAAAAAATGTTAATGGAAAAGACTAATACAGTAATAGAAAAAGATGAGATACCCCAAAAGGTTGAACCATACATCAGCAGAACTGatgaaaaagacaaaaataatcaaaaagagTTAATAAGTGGAAATTCTATAGAAAAGATTCCAATGAAATCGCAAACTGGAAGCAGATTATTAGCTTTACTGCGTGATACGTCTAATTcaccaaaattaaattcatctaCCACATCAAATGTAAATTCTAAATCATCACAAGTAAAACATAACAGTGAATCATATTCAAAAAGACTATTAGAAGAAATTGACACGACAGAAATACCAACAAGAAATAAACATTATCCACCAGTGCTATATGATAATAGTCCGAGATATGTATCACCGCGTAGGTCTAATATGTCTTCTTATTGTTATGAGAGTGATTCTGGAATTAGGGATAAATCATTTCAAACTATGCAAAACAGCAAGAAATATTTCCATTATTCCACTGGCAATTTAAGCAAAGAAATCGAAAGTGATATTACTTCAATTCAAAACATGCATAGGTATTGTACGAACTTAAGAgaccaaaaaattaaaaacgaagaCATCAGGCCTCGCAGACCATCTCTGCCTAAAGACTTATGCGATCAACAAATGGAATATATTCGCCAAAAAGAAAAGGAAGTAGATGCAGAGATCCGTCGATTAGAGcaggaaaattttaaaaaaagttatagagGTCCTAGAGCTCCAATGTTTTCAGATAAAGAAAGCAGTTACGACCAAACATttgattcaaaaaataataattattcaaaaaagtatttttctgtCCATCAAACTCCTACGCGTCCAGAGAGAAGTAAAATATCCTCTTTGTTTAGCAGTAGTGAAGAAGAATTACTTAGAGAAAAAATGTATTCCGAATATGTTAATCAAATGGCTGAAAGAGAGCAAAGGAAACAGCAAAAAGTTATCAAGATCACCCAAACACCTATCCACAGCAATGCAACATCAAAAAGTATGCCAGCACTGGAaagttttaattcaatgaaCAATCGTATAGAACAGGAATTTATATCAAAAGCCAAAGAAAGATGGTG includes:
- the LOC125065139 gene encoding uncharacterized protein LOC125065139 isoform X5; this translates as MPERPKRRKNNKNKRKNNKNNRSDVNKNNIEENETTVVESSSDVTREVTNENKNEIVKEDCDEPMNLTCENLPVDIKSKISILDEAQQCDTTQRKQNSDGDSLVLPSYIVETPDQTIKIKPKLDNGMKSKSCDNDDSPTIVEITEDVSNQSDKKINVSVIDSSHAIVTHNESNIEWENVDDFKLPQTELIEGVLSSTTIPLNVAECEHTKALSPEEESSLRNYLQTLNLSTNSTNFNAGDIKTEIEQLINREVKYRLRRKGFTEDIIYPRAGTSRSLGVIDEEGSSGSSKTSQRHSYLSDKKSDTEELEDEVFECKKEQNLRNENIDFTTQTSRHLIPQKCIRVDAKLKEPEISEARGDWTVKTVEKLSGAELVYLTDSSSSTSSIYDANDDFSKGEETDTSVRIITPTIEVTDAETMLSNTFLVKNYNINAKEPRENDINDDKINLQLLNNKDSNDTKTCDFSYNDPHSNSNSHEIIVLSTDNLKTNLFVKDLEDENIDISSENCDLEQKIEQIKINKKSPNDIDEYDLEIKVLKCELNDAINNLIKEVTSDSENSNECSKDTFKRQDSSSSIDSSQCTAKYNPTHSSLNDVSNLIHDEEYENINKENMEKSSSASHVKDVLHSVTTKLPLIDKNISNKNICPTTLRDICLKKISSFPFGEKILEELAYVSQRLQNTVLASQSQEIIPSTTQSRKENIQLPPPPIKPRKSSLKMTKEEQNKPPVPARNELIYECLSPSQKMLMEKTNTVIEKDEIPQKVEPYISRTDEKDKNNQKELISGNSIEKIPMKSQTGSRLLALLRDTSNSPKLNSSTTSNVNSKSSQVKHNSESYSKRLLEEIDTTEIPTRNKHYPPVLYDNSPRYVSPRRSNMSSYCYESDSGIRDKSFQTMQNSKKYFHYSTGNLSKEIESDITSIQNMHRYCTNLRDQKIKNEDIRPRRPSLPKDLCDQQMEYIRQKEKEVDAEIRRLEQENFKKSYRGPRAPMFSDKESSYDQTFDSKNNNYSKKYFSVHQTPTRPERSKISSLFSSSEEELLREKMYSEYVNQMAEREQRKQQKVIKITQTPIHSNATSKSMPALESFNSMNNRIEQEFISKAKERWCKLGIEDPETEDEREKGNNFYREPKVIEHKIKVIESGEEKDVQKLPSHMQEFVRFTVNDKGDENGCTETVMIAPTFKARSSSPAIWRPGAPAGGVTPSAESPSAPPPPPPPIWSPNSNTTSPQTPRKTFRPVHFEDTPPPRRKFGSSDQNGCTSGSESEGRLRTSLSAPVTGLNTLGSSSTSRLPRAQNPTVTLLQKAREGQISRGLSNYSQERDPRLPRDRPSPPKGDPVHALRKEYASEGEGDRSDYERSQKMNDVKKKIEGIGPTTKDGMPVALRSEVKDPSRWYKKMYDTIHKNKYDEDYVTIRYKNRRGELQRPNSNRSQYAYFDPRSGYLSEPEGGLSRLASSTWSDAYDSDVTTGPRRRTASVQEDRRYDDTSSYVANNKYSTLASGRARQEVYKSQPGRIENYVPGKSSVIDKEAKQQNESSALSQSQASPKEKKDLTSAILSKSNMARALKESGYESDSTLIFRRREDTEAPLSPAERRAAYKDLQAGGEPPLRGFRSPAPPRQETDSAPEPPRRASHGSYSDSESPSRRYVESDVNIHYRCPVRHDPLPLVPERELARQQAEHMKRLYREQKRNKYLQENDIRAADIEAFDASIKELQDMQNRRHQDNFMPSQKTVVPLNRYDEAEKIIAKALYTFNGQTARELSFRKGDIINVRKQIDSNWYEGEVHGKIGLFPYNYVELLKGDGVQTLKKSAVIEGRARAKFDFIAQTNLELPLKKGEVVVLTRRIDHNWWEGRNGNKTGIFPDSYVTILQEPSQSKPEPHPILNTGKPVASPAAHGLLNGADKRSMGAHRYTPQPNSPALANAPPATQPLAGYVTKSSHSLSASDRGYGPPTGAGVDLNNTEPLYVDTNAEAVPYRAMYKYRPQNPDELELNEGDTVYVLEKCDDGWYVGSSQRTGRFGTFPGNYVERI
- the LOC125065139 gene encoding uncharacterized protein LOC125065139 isoform X6, with the translated sequence MPERPKRRKNNKNKRKNNKNNRSDVNKNNIEENETTVVESSSDVTREVTNENKNEIVKEDCDEPMNLTCENLPVDIKSKISILDEAQQCDTTQRKQNSDGDSLVLPSYIVETPDQTIKIKPKLDNGMKSKSCDNDDSPTIVEITEDVSNQSDKKINVSVIDSSHAIVTHNESNIEWENVDDFKLPQTELIEGVLSSTTIPLNVAECEHTKALSPEEESSLRNYLQTLNLSTNSTNFNAGDIKTEIEQLINREVKYRLRRKGFTEDIIYPRAGTSRSLGVIDEEGSSGSSKTSQRHSYLSDKKSDTEELEDEVFECKKEQNLRNENIDFTTQTSRHLIPQKCIRVDAKLKEPEISEARGDWTVKTVEKLSGAELVYLTDSSSSTSSIYDANDDFSKGEETDTSVRIITPTIEVTDAETMLSNTFLVKNYNINAKEPRENDINDDKINLQLLNNKDSNDTKTCDFSYNDPHSNSNSHEIIVLSTDNLKTNLFVKDLEDENIDISSENCDLEQKIEQIKINKKSPNDIDEYDLEIKVLKCELNDAINNLIKEVTSDSENSNECSKDTFKRQDSSSSIDSSQCTAKYNPTHSSLNDVSNLIHDEEYENINKENMEKSSSASHVKDVLHSVTTKLPLIDKNISNKNICPTTLRDICLKKISSFPFGEKILEELAYVSQRLQNTVLASQSQEIIPSTTQSRKENIQLPPPPIKPRKSSLKMTKEEQNKPPVPARNELIYECLSPSQKMLMEKTNTVIEKDEIPQKVEPYISRTDEKDKNNQKELISGNSIEKIPMKSQTGSRLLALLRDTSNSPKLNSSTTSNVNSKSSQVKHNSESYSKRLLEEIDTTEIPTRNKHYPPVLYDNSPRYVSPRRSNMSSYCYESDSGIRDKSFQTMQNSKKYFHYSTGNLSKEIESDITSIQNMHRYCTNLRDQKIKNEDIRPRRPSLPKDLCDQQMEYIRQKEKEVDAEIRRLEQENFKKSYRGPRAPMFSDKESSYDQTFDSKNNNYSKKYFSVHQTPTRPERSKISSLFSSSEEELLREKMYSEYVNQMAEREQRKQQKVIKITQTPIHSNATSKSMPALESFNSMNNRIEQEFISKAKERWCKLGIEDPETEDEREKGNNFYREPKVIEHKIKVIESGEEKDVQKLPSHMQEFVRFTVNDKGDENGCTETVMIAPTFKARSSSPAIWRPGAPAGGVTPSAESPSAPPPPPPPIWSPNSNTTSPQTPRKTFRPVHFEDTPPPRRKFGSSDQNGCTSGSESEGRLRTSLSAPVTGLNTLGSSSTSRLPRAQNPTVTLLQKAREGQISRGLSNYSQERDPRLPRDRPSPPKGDPVHALRKEYASEGEGDRSDYERSQKMNDVKKKIEGIGPTTKDGMPVALRSEVKDPSRWYKKMYDTIHKNKYDEDYVTIRYKNRRGELQRPNSNRSQYAYFDPRSGYLSEPEGGLSRLASSTWSDAYDSDVTTGPRRRTASVQEDRRYDDTSSYVANNKYSTLASGRARQEVYKSQPGRIENYVPGKSSVIDKEAKQWWDEVMDIFDGQNESSALSQSQASPKEKKDLTSAILSKSNMARALKESGYESDSTLIFRRREDTEAPLSPAERRAAYKDLQAGGEPPLRGFRSPAPPRQETDSAPEPPRRASHGSYSDSESPSRRYVESDVNIHYRCPVRHDPLPLVPERELARQQAEHMKRLYREQKRNKYLQELQDMQNRRHQDNFMPSQKTVVPLNRYDEAEKIIAKALYTFNGQTARELSFRKGDIINVRKQIDSNWYEGEVHGKIGLFPYNYVELLKGDGVQTLKKSAVIEGRARAKFDFIAQTNLELPLKKGEVVVLTRRIDHNWWEGRNGNKTGIFPDSYVTILQEPSQSKPEPHPILNTGKPVASPAAHGLLNGADKRSMGAHRYTPQPNSPALANAPPATQPLAGYVTKSSHSLSASDRGYGPPTGAGVDLNNTEPLYVDTNAEAVPYRAMYKYRPQNPDELELNEGDTVYVLEKCDDGWYVGSSQRTGRFGTFPGNYVERI
- the LOC125065139 gene encoding uncharacterized protein LOC125065139 isoform X4 gives rise to the protein MPERPKRRKNNKNKRKNNKNNRSDVNKNNIEENETTVVESSSDVTREVTNENKNEIVKEDCDEPMNLTCENLPVDIKSKISILDEAQQCDTTQRKQNSDGDSLVLPSYIVETPDQTIKIKPKLDNGMKSKSCDNDDSPTIVEITEDVSNQSDKKINVSVIDSSHAIVTHNESNIEWENVDDFKLPQTELIEGVLSSTTIPLNVAECEHTKALSPEEESSLRNYLQTLNLSTNSTNFNAGDIKTEIEQLINREVKYRLRRKGFTEDIIYPRAGTSRSLGVIDEEGSSGSSKTSQRHSYLSDKKSDTEELEDEVFECKKEQNLRNENIDFTTQTSRHLIPQKCIRVDAKLKEPEISEARGDWTVKTVEKLSGAELVYLTDSSSSTSSIYDANDDFSKGEETDTSVRIITPTIEVTDAETMLSNTFLVKNYNINAKEPRENDINDDKINLQLLNNKDSNDTKTCDFSYNDPHSNSNSHEIIVLSTDNLKTNLFVKDLEDENIDISSENCDLEQKIEQIKINKKSPNDIDEYDLEIKVLKCELNDAINNLIKEVTSDSENSNECSKDTFKRQDSSSSIDSSQCTAKYNPTHSSLNDVSNLIHDEEYENINKENMEKSSSASHVKDVLHSVTTKLPLIDKNISNKNICPTTLRDICLKKISSFPFGEKILEELAYVSQRLQNTVLASQSQEIIPSTTQSRKENIQLPPPPIKPRKSSLKMTKEEQNKPPVPARNELIYECLSPSQKMLMEKTNTVIEKDEIPQKVEPYISRTDEKDKNNQKELISGNSIEKIPMKSQTGSRLLALLRDTSNSPKLNSSTTSNVNSKSSQVKHNSESYSKRLLEEIDTTEIPTRNKHYPPVLYDNSPRYVSPRRSNMSSYCYESDSGIRDKSFQTMQNSKKYFHYSTGNLSKEIESDITSIQNMHRYCTNLRDQKIKNEDIRPRRPSLPKDLCDQQMEYIRQKEKEVDAEIRRLEQENFKKSYRGPRAPMFSDKESSYDQTFDSKNNNYSKKYFSVHQTPTRPERSKISSLFSSSEEELLREKMYSEYVNQMAEREQRKQQKVIKITQTPIHSNATSKSMPALESFNSMNNRIEQEFISKAKERWCKLGIEDPETEDEREKGNNFYREPKVIEHKIKVIESGEEKDVQKLPSHMQEFVRFTVNDKGDENGCTETVMIAPTFKARSSSPAIWRPGAPAGGVTPSAESPSAPPPPPPPIWSPNSNTTSPQTPRKTFRPVHFEDTPPPRRKFGSSDQNGCTSGSESEGRLRTSLSAPVTGLNTLGSSSTSRLPRAQNPTVTLLQKAREGQISRGLSNYSQERDPRLPRDRPSPPKGDPVHALRKEYASEGEGDRSDYERSQKMNDVKKKIEGIGPTTKDGMPVALRSEVKDPSRWYKKMYDTIHKNKYDEDYVTIRYKNRRGELQRPNSNRSQYAYFDPRSGYLSEPEGGLSRLASSTWSDAYDSDVTTGPRRRTASVQEDRRYDDTSSYVANNKYSTLASGRARQEVYKSQPGRIENYVPGKSSVIDKEAKQWWDEVMDIFDGQNESSALSQSQASPKEKKDLTSAILSKSNMARALKESGYESDSTLIFRRREDTEAPLSPAERRAAYKDLQAGGEPPLRGFRSPAPPRQETDSAPEPPRRASHGSYSDSESPSRRYVESDVNIHYRCPVRHDPLPLVPERELARQQAEHMKRLYREQKRNKYLQENDIRAADIEAFDASIKELQDMQNRRHQDNFMPSQKTVVPLNRYDEAEKIIAKALYTFNGQTARELSFRKGDIINVRKQIDSNWYEGEVHGKIGLFPYNYVELLKGDGVQTLKKSAVIEGRARAKFDFIAQTNLELPLKKGEVVVLTRRIDHNWWEGRNGNKTGIFPDSYVTILQEPSQSKPEPHPILNTGKPVASPAAHGLLNGADKRSMGAHRYTPQPNSPALANAPPATQPLAGYVTKSSHSLSASDRGYGPPTGAGVDLNNTEPLYVDTNAEAVPYRAMYKYRPQNPDELELNEGDTVYVLEKCDDGWYVGSSQRTGRFGTFPGNYVERI
- the LOC125065139 gene encoding uncharacterized protein LOC125065139 isoform X2 — its product is MPERPKRRKNNKNKRKNNKNNRSDVNKNNIEENETTVVESSSDVTREVTNENKNEIVKEDCDEPMNLTCENLPVDIKSKISILDEAQQCDTTQRKQNSDGDSLVLPSYIVETPDQTIKIKPKLDNGMKSKSCDNDDSPTIVEITEDVSNQSDKKINVSVIDSSHAIVTHNESNIEWENVDDFKLPQTELIEGVLSSTTIPLNVAECEHTKALSPEEESSLRNYLQTLNLSTNSTNFNAGDIKTEIEQLINREVKYRLRRKGFTEDIIYPRAGTSRSLGVIDEEGSSGSSKTSQRHSYLSDKKSDTEELEDEVFECKKEQNLRNENIDFTTQTSRHLIPQKCIRVDAKLKEPEISEARGDWTVKTVEKLSGAELVYLTDSSSSTSSIYDANDDFSKGEETDTSVRIITPTIEVTDAETMLSNTFLVKNYNINAKEPRENDINDDKINLQLLNNKDSNDTKTCDFSYNDPHSNSNSHEIIVLSTDNLKTNLFVKDLEDENIDISSENCDLEQKIEQIKINKKSPNDIDEYDLEIKVLKCELNDAINNLIKEVTSDSENSNECSKDTFKRQDSSSSIDSSQCTAKYNPTHSSLNDVSNLIHDEEYENINKENMEKSSSASHVKDVLHSVTTKLPLIDKNISNKNICPTTLRDICLKKISSFPFGEKILEELAYVSQRLQNTVLASQSQEIIPSTTQSRKENIQLPPPPIKPRKSSLKMTKEEQNKPPVPARNELIYECLSPSQKMLMEKTNTVIEKDEIPQKVEPYISRTDEKDKNNQKELISGNSIEKIPMKSQTGSRLLALLRDTSNSPKLNSSTTSNVNSKSSQVKHNSESYSKRLLEEIDTTEIPTRNKHYPPVLYDNSPRYVSPRRSNMSSYCYESDSGIRDKSFQTMQNSKKYFHYSTGNLSKEIESDITSIQNMHRYCTNLRDQKIKNEDIRPRRPSLPKDLCDQQMEYIRQKEKEVDAEIRRLEQENFKKSYRGPRAPMFSDKESSYDQTFDSKNNNYSKKYFSVHQTPTRPERSKISSLFSSSEEELLREKMYSEYVNQMAEREQRKQQKVIKITQTPIHSNATSKSMPALESFNSMNNRIEQEFISKAKERWCKLGIEDPETEDEREKGNNFYREPKVIEHKIKVIESGEEKDVQKLPSHMQEFVRFTVNDKGDENGCTAIWRPGAPAGGVTPSAESPSAPPPPPPPIWSPNSNTTSPQTPRKTFRPVHFEDTPPPRRKFGSSDQNGCTSGSESEGRLRTSLSAPVTGLNTLGSSSTSRLPRAQNPTVTLLQKAREGQISRGLSNYSQERDPRLPRDRPSPPKGDPVHALRKEYASEGEGDRSDYERSQKMNDVKKKIEGIGPTTKDGMPVALRSEVKDPSRWYKKMYDTIHKNKYDEDYVTIRYKNRRGELQRPNSNRSQYAYFDPRSGYLSEPEGGLSRLASSTWSDAYDSDVTTGPRRRTASVQEDRRYDDTSSYVANNKYSTLASGRARQEVYKSQPGRIENYVPGKSSVIDKEAKQWWDEVMDIFDGWLDENSPLPPYSTLLARAIQKSQNESSALSQSQASPKEKKDLTSAILSKSNMARALKESGYESDSTLIFRRREDTEAPLSPAERRAAYKDLQAGGEPPLRGFRSPAPPRQETDSAPEPPRRASHGSYSDSESPSRRYVESDVNIHYRCPVRHDPLPLVPERELARQQAEHMKRLYREQKRNKYLQENDIRAADIEAFDASIKELQDMQNRRHQDNFMPSQKTVVPLNRYDEAEKIIAKALYTFNGQTARELSFRKGDIINVRKQIDSNWYEGEVHGKIGLFPYNYVELLKGDGVQTLKKSAVIEGRARAKFDFIAQTNLELPLKKGEVVVLTRRIDHNWWEGRNGNKTGIFPDSYVTILQEPSQSKPEPHPILNTGKPVASPAAHGLLNGADKRSMGAHRYTPQPNSPALANAPPATQPLAGYVTKSSHSLSASDRGYGPPTGAGVDLNNTEPLYVDTNAEAVPYRAMYKYRPQNPDELELNEGDTVYVLEKCDDGWYVGSSQRTGRFGTFPGNYVERI
- the LOC125065139 gene encoding uncharacterized protein LOC125065139 isoform X1; its protein translation is MPERPKRRKNNKNKRKNNKNNRSDVNKNNIEENETTVVESSSDVTREVTNENKNEIVKEDCDEPMNLTCENLPVDIKSKISILDEAQQCDTTQRKQNSDGDSLVLPSYIVETPDQTIKIKPKLDNGMKSKSCDNDDSPTIVEITEDVSNQSDKKINVSVIDSSHAIVTHNESNIEWENVDDFKLPQTELIEGVLSSTTIPLNVAECEHTKALSPEEESSLRNYLQTLNLSTNSTNFNAGDIKTEIEQLINREVKYRLRRKGFTEDIIYPRAGTSRSLGVIDEEGSSGSSKTSQRHSYLSDKKSDTEELEDEVFECKKEQNLRNENIDFTTQTSRHLIPQKCIRVDAKLKEPEISEARGDWTVKTVEKLSGAELVYLTDSSSSTSSIYDANDDFSKGEETDTSVRIITPTIEVTDAETMLSNTFLVKNYNINAKEPRENDINDDKINLQLLNNKDSNDTKTCDFSYNDPHSNSNSHEIIVLSTDNLKTNLFVKDLEDENIDISSENCDLEQKIEQIKINKKSPNDIDEYDLEIKVLKCELNDAINNLIKEVTSDSENSNECSKDTFKRQDSSSSIDSSQCTAKYNPTHSSLNDVSNLIHDEEYENINKENMEKSSSASHVKDVLHSVTTKLPLIDKNISNKNICPTTLRDICLKKISSFPFGEKILEELAYVSQRLQNTVLASQSQEIIPSTTQSRKENIQLPPPPIKPRKSSLKMTKEEQNKPPVPARNELIYECLSPSQKMLMEKTNTVIEKDEIPQKVEPYISRTDEKDKNNQKELISGNSIEKIPMKSQTGSRLLALLRDTSNSPKLNSSTTSNVNSKSSQVKHNSESYSKRLLEEIDTTEIPTRNKHYPPVLYDNSPRYVSPRRSNMSSYCYESDSGIRDKSFQTMQNSKKYFHYSTGNLSKEIESDITSIQNMHRYCTNLRDQKIKNEDIRPRRPSLPKDLCDQQMEYIRQKEKEVDAEIRRLEQENFKKSYRGPRAPMFSDKESSYDQTFDSKNNNYSKKYFSVHQTPTRPERSKISSLFSSSEEELLREKMYSEYVNQMAEREQRKQQKVIKITQTPIHSNATSKSMPALESFNSMNNRIEQEFISKAKERWCKLGIEDPETEDEREKGNNFYREPKVIEHKIKVIESGEEKDVQKLPSHMQEFVRFTVNDKGDENGCTETVMIAPTFKARSSSPAIWRPGAPAGGVTPSAESPSAPPPPPPPIWSPNSNTTSPQTPRKTFRPVHFEDTPPPRRKFGSSDQNGCTSGSESEGRLRTSLSAPVTGLNTLGSSSTSRLPRAQNPTVTLLQKAREGQISRGLSNYSQERDPRLPRDRPSPPKGDPVHALRKEYASEGEGDRSDYERSQKMNDVKKKIEGIGPTTKDGMPVALRSEVKDPSRWYKKMYDTIHKNKYDEDYVTIRYKNRRGELQRPNSNRSQYAYFDPRSGYLSEPEGGLSRLASSTWSDAYDSDVTTGPRRRTASVQEDRRYDDTSSYVANNKYSTLASGRARQEVYKSQPGRIENYVPGKSSVIDKEAKQWWDEVMDIFDGWLDENSPLPPYSTLLARAIQKSQNESSALSQSQASPKEKKDLTSAILSKSNMARALKESGYESDSTLIFRRREDTEAPLSPAERRAAYKDLQAGGEPPLRGFRSPAPPRQETDSAPEPPRRASHGSYSDSESPSRRYVESDVNIHYRCPVRHDPLPLVPERELARQQAEHMKRLYREQKRNKYLQENDIRAADIEAFDASIKELQDMQNRRHQDNFMPSQKTVVPLNRYDEAEKIIAKALYTFNGQTARELSFRKGDIINVRKQIDSNWYEGEVHGKIGLFPYNYVELLKGDGVQTLKKSAVIEGRARAKFDFIAQTNLELPLKKGEVVVLTRRIDHNWWEGRNGNKTGIFPDSYVTILQEPSQSKPEPHPILNTGKPVASPAAHGLLNGADKRSMGAHRYTPQPNSPALANAPPATQPLAGYVTKSSHSLSASDRGYGPPTGAGVDLNNTEPLYVDTNAEAVPYRAMYKYRPQNPDELELNEGDTVYVLEKCDDGWYVGSSQRTGRFGTFPGNYVERI